The Gammaproteobacteria bacterium genomic interval TGATGGCGAGCGTGTCCGGCTCCACCAGGGTCAGTTCGTCGGAAAAATACCGCCAGCCGCGCATCGCCAGCGCTGCGCACAGGGTGCTTTTGCCCGCGCCGGGCGGGCCGGGCAGGATCAGGGCCCTGCCGCTTTTTTCCAGCACCGCCGAGTGAATGATGAGATAGCGATGGTAATGGGTGGCCACACACCAGTTCAGGCCCCACTCGAAGCTGGGGAAGGCCTGGTTGAGAGGCAATGGCTTGAAGGGGCGGTGGCCGTCCAAAGAGAAGATGACCTGGGGCCTGAGCCAGCGCCGCAGCCCGCCGCAGCGTTCCAGGATGATGTGGAAATCGGCGCAGTCACAGTGCTCCGGCAGCTCGTAATGGCCGTAGAGGGTGGCAATGGTGCCGGCGACGGGTGTGATTGGGGTGCGGAGGCGGACGATCAGCGGGCCGATGGGCAGACACAAGCCTTCGCTTTCCAGCCGCGTGGCAATGTCCCCGGGTTCGATTTCGCCGATTTTCACTGGTGAGTGCCGTGTTGTCCGGCATCACGCGCCCGCACTGCGGGGTTGCCGGATGGCGTCGGTGAGAGCCTGGAACGGGGGTGTCTTGCAAGGGTGGGGCGGGGAATGGCCAAGTCAGCGTTCTTCCAGGAGTCCTTTCCCGGCCAACTCTAGCACAAGTTTTTCGACGGATTCAGTCAGCGCCGCATCAGGCGGGATTTGACAGGCGGCGGCTAC includes:
- a CDS encoding HprK-related kinase A, with the translated sequence MKIGEIEPGDIATRLESEGLCLPIGPLIVRLRTPITPVAGTIATLYGHYELPEHCDCADFHIILERCGGLRRWLRPQVIFSLDGHRPFKPLPLNQAFPSFEWGLNWCVATHYHRYLIIHSAVLEKSGRALILPGPPGAGKSTLCAALAMRGWRYFSDELTLVEPDTLAITPIPRPISLKNESIAIIRRFAPKAVMGPPHHDTLKGTVAHLQAPPDSVERAGETAAPGWIIFPRYCAGAATRLTPRSKASTLLYAAENGFNYSILAAIGFETAAELVDRSDCYDFVYSNLADAITTLNELAR